DNA from Lagenorhynchus albirostris chromosome 3, mLagAlb1.1, whole genome shotgun sequence:
tttaattcattagaTTACTAAATATCAGGAGTCCACAAACAATCCATATAAAACTCACCTATATCTTATAAGTTTTGGTGAATAAGACTAAGTTGTTTTAataagacttattttttttttttgcccacctCTGTGAACTgggaaaagtttatttaaaaaaaaaagcttagataTTTTTGTATCTGACTCTCAAAATGTGCCGTCTGTAGTTTCCATAGGGAGATAAAACAAGCTTCTGGGACCCCTCACCATATACAATTTATAcaatatccattcatctgtctgacCCTCTGGCAGGTctctaaaaataatcatttttggaGACAGACCcgtgataaagcaaatatagcaaaatgttaattATAGAACCTAGGAGGTGAGTGTATAGGTGTCCACTGCAGCATTTTTCTCAACTTCTCTGTGTGTGAACAATCTCACAAGGTATTGGGGTGAAAACAATCGTTTCAGAGTCAGAACACAAGTATCTATGGAAACACTGAGGCCTTTCATCAAATCACAAACCTAGCATTTCAAGCGCGCCCACGAAAATGCCCCTCCTTGAGACTGCAagacttttttaaagaatagtaaACTGGTAAAATGTAAACGCGATACTAAAAATAATCTCTCACGCAAAACAAATTTACCTAGGAAGTCCATTTCCAGGTTTCATGAGATTTTTGTTGGACTTTTATCAGTAAAACAACTTTTGCCTCCATTACCATTTCAccgaaatgttttcaaaattccaaACAGtacaccttgtttttttttttttttaaatcacccagAAAGCAGATGAGTGGACCTAGGTCCACTGATCTCCCAGGTCCTAAAACCTGCAGAACCTATGAGTTCAGGTGCACTCTAACCTGCAAGTCTCCAGGTGGGAATTGTACCCTGGGGTCTACCCGGGTTAAACACGCGGAAAAAAGCGAGGAAGCAACAGACCGCCGGGGAGTCAAAATGAAAGGAGTGACTGTGAAAGAAGGGAAATCCAAGCAATGAGGGCGGGGAGGATCTGGACGCACGGGACCAGCTGGGCGCTCCCGGGCGCGGAGCTCGGGAGCTGGGAGGGCAGACGCGCGCGGAGCCGGTGGCCCGGCTCCCGCCTGGTGCCGGGGCCCCGCACCGGCCGCCCCCGCCCTGACCGCTGCACCCGCACCTCTCGGTCCTTGAGGCCCAGAAGGAGCACCTCCTCCATCAGAGTCAGCCGCGTTTCCTTTGAGTCGCCCTTGTCGTCTTCGTCCTGCTCGTCGCGACGGCTCTGCGCGTCGTCCTCGCCgttgccgccgccgccgccagccgCCCGCTCCTTGTCGGCGGCGTTGCGGGAGGCCTCGGTGCGCCGCTGCACCAGCCCCGAGCTGCGCTGGGTCAGCGAGGTCATGGCTCCGGCCGAGGCGCCGCGCCGGGCCGAGAGGGACGCGGGACTTGCCGggtctccctcttcctcccttcgCGGCCCCCGACCCGCGCTTCCGTGTTAAACCCGGGTGCTGGGGCGACGTCCGTCGGTAGCGGGGCCGGGTGCAGTCATGGGGAGACGGGCCGGGGCGAAGCAGGCGGGCCGGTCGTCGGGGCGGGCGAGGGGCTCCTTCCTTCCTGCGGTCGCAGACCAGGGGCTGCCGGAGCTCCGAGGCGGAGgcggtggaggaggaggaagcggcggcggcggcggcggcggcggcggcggcggcggcggcggcggcggcggcggcggcggcggcggcggcggcggcggcggcggcggcggcgccttTCCAATATGGCGGCGCCGGCTGACGTCACTGGAGGATGTGGCAAGGCCGCGGCGGGGCGGGCCGGGAGAACGCCGGAAGCGGCGGGCAGGGACCCGGGGGCCGGGACTCGATGTCAACGACCCTCTCTCCGCCCCCCGGGTCTCCCCCGGCGCTCGCCCTTTTCTTGGGGTTCCTTCGCCGCCCggcccgccccgccgccccccTCCCGTGACGTGTCCTTCCTCCGCTCGCCTTCCCCTGTGTCCCCCAAAGAACCGGGGCTGGAGCCAGAGTCTGGCAAGGCCCCAGCGAATCCGGACAGGCGTGGCCTCGCGAGGGTGAACCCTGCTCCGTCTGAAGCTGTCCCCTTAGCACCCCAGACACCACCGTCCTCGGAGTTGGCCTCGCCCGGGGCTGCAGAGACCCGGCTTGGAATCCGGGGTCCCCACGAGTCACTGGAAGGACTTTGCTCACCGCTGATGGGGCGGGGAGAGGGCGCGCGCTCTGCCCACATTCCCAGACCCTTCAGAAGGAGTAACTGCGTTTAAATGGCCTGAAAGCGGACTTTTAGTTTTTCTGCGTGTATTACGGTGTGAAAAGAGAGGTTAGAACAAATTGAATAGTTTTGTTTGTAAAACTTTGTTCCTCCTTCCCGACCAGGGCACGGTGAGTACAGTTAGTACTGCACACGTCGGTACAGTCGACCTTAACGAACTTTTTATAGAGACAATAAACCTGTTGGGTTTCCTGCCAAGTCTTTGTACACATTAAATCTCTTTCAGTTTAATTACTCGGGTAAATCCTCTTGGCGTGCTTGACAGTTTGAGCAAGTTATGTTAAAGAATAGATGTCCAACCTGAGAGGGGGGGTTGTAGGGCCAGAAGAGTGGAGCTTATAAGTAAAACATTATCCAGAAATGGCATTGTATGCCATCCGATATTATTTAAAGTCAATAGTGATCACAGGCTGTGGTTACAGAATGATTTAGATAGGAGGAATGTAACAGGACTTAAGCTATAAGAAGCGATAAACGCCCACGGTGAAACCATCGCATAGAACATTTTTGGCTTACAGAGTTCTTCCTCTTCCACAAACCCATTATCCAGAACGCATACTGGCCGtgcaccatcaccatcaccccgTGCCCGGGAAAGTGAGAAGGAAATCTCCTGGGGTGGGTAGAAGGGGGCAGGGTGAGCACAAAGTAGACCCTCCCTGTTTCCTATCTTTTTGGGCAAAGGTCAATTTCACTTCAACCAATTTCTCTCATTAACATCCTGttcaactcattttttttcttttatttctctcccaGTTCTTTCCCAAATagcttaaaatgtttctttttaaaagaaatacaattatttgattaatatagTCAAATACAAAAGTTTAAAGAGTATAAAGATAGCTATAGTGAAAATCTTCCTTCTAGCCCTGACCCTGTTCACCCAGTTGTTCTCCTCTCCCCctggtgattttaaaatatgtcaacaAATTAGGTGAAGCctaattcccctccccttgagtgtgggccaGACTTAGTGACTCTCTTCAAATGAATTGAATGTGGCAGGCAGGACTGTGTGTGACTTCTTAGACTAGGACATAAAAGTCTTTGCAGCTTCTTCCTTGTTCTCCTTTGCTCTCTCTTAGATCGTTCActctgagggaagccagctgccatatcATGAAGACATTCAAGCAGCCTTATGAAGAGGTCTAGTTggggaggaactgaggcctcctgcccaacagccatgtgagtcagccatcttggaagtggatcgCAGCCCCAATCAAACCTTTAGTTAACATCTTAACTGCAACCTCATGAAAGAGTCTGAACCTCTACCACTGAACATACACAGAGAATTTGTGCTCCTCCCCATGTCCCCATCTGTCATGGGCATAATTCTAATACAGCCCTCATAATTCTTGCTGCCCTAGTATCTACACTTTTgtgtaatcccctctccttgagtgTGAACAGACTTTGTGACTTACTTGTAACCACtagaatatggcaaaagggaGGGaatgttgcagatgtaattaaggtcctTAATAAATTCACTTTGAGTTAATCAAAGAGAGCTTATCCTGGGTGGGCCTGCGTAACCAGGTGGCATAATCACTTTCCCTCGAAAGTGGATCCATCCCTTCCCTAATTAGAGAGACTTGAGTCAGCTGAGACATTCTCTTGATTGCTCTCAAGACATTCTCTCTTGAGGAAGACAGCTGTGTTGTGAACtgcctatggagaacagtaaccTCTAAGAGTTGATGGTCTCAGTCTTAGAACTACAGCAACTGAATTATTCCAACAAcatgaatgagcttggaagaagACCCTAATCTCCAGATGAGAATGTAGCCCAGCCAACACTTTGATCACAACCTTGTGAGACTCTGAGCAAAGAATCCGGTTAAGCTATGCCAAACTCCTGACCAATGGAAActctgaaataataaatgtgtattgttttaagccactgaacttgtagtaatttgttatgtcATTGATGCAAGtaggttgaaaaaaataaagggtgGTACaatatataccatgcaaacagcaACCATAATCAAGCTAGAGTGACTATACTAATAccagacaatatagactttaagaccacacatacacacaacattgtaaatcaactatattctaatataaaacaaaaattttaaaaaaagaccacacatacacacagagttaCTAGAAATACACTCTCACATttgtggtcaattgattttcaacaaggatgccaaAACAATTcgatggggaaagaatagtcttttcaaaacaaatggtgcagggacttccctggtggtccagtgggtaagactccacgttcccaatgcaggggccggggttcgatctctggtcgggcaACTAGAACCCGCGtgcgtgtcacaactaagagtctgcatgctgcaactaaaagatcctgcatgctgcagctaaagatcctacatgccacaatgaagatcccacttgctgcaactaagatgcaatgcagccaaaataaataaacaaacaaatggtaCGAAACAACTGTCTATccatatacaaaaagaaattaagttgaACCCctaccttataccatatacaaaaattaactcaaaatggatcaaagatctaagtgtatagctaaaaatataaaatatttagatgaaaattggcataaatcttcatgatcttggattgggcaatggtttcttagatataacCAAAAAcccaaatgataaaacaaaagagataaaTTGAACGTTGTTAAAAGAACACCACTAAGAAAatgtgcttcaaaagacaccatcaattgtaaagcaattataccccaataaagatgttaaaaaaaaaaaagacaccatcaagaaaatgaacagCCAACCCatgtaatggggaaaaaaaattataaatcatatatctgataaggacttatacctagaatatataaagaatgcttacaactcaataataagaagtaatccaatttaaaataggcaaagtgggacttccctggtggtgcagtggttaagaatcgcctgccagggcttccctggtggtgcagtggttgagagtctgcctgctgatgcaggggacatggatttgtgccccggtccgggaagatcccacatgccgcggagcggctgggcccatgagccatggccgcggagcctgcgcatccagagcctgtgctctgcaatgggaggggccacaacagtgagaggcccacgtaccacaaaaaaaaaaaaaaaaaagaatcgcctgccaatgcaggggtcatgggtttgatccctggtccaggaagatcccacatgccgcggagcaactaagcttatgcaccacaactattgagcctgcgcttgcctagagcctgtgctctgcaacaagagaggccactgcaaggagaagcccgcacaccgcaacaaagactagcccctacttgacgcaactagagaaagcccgcgtgcagcaacagagacccaatgcagccaaaaataaagaaagaaaataaaataggcaaagTATATAAATAGActttttaccaaagaagatacaagaaTAGCCAATAAGCCaatgaaaagaagctcaatatCATTAGGGAAgagcaaatcaaagccacaatgagataccacttcacacccactagaatggctataataaaaaagacagatattaACAAGTATTgtgatgtggagaaactggaaccctcatgaTACTTGTTAGAAGGTAATATAATGCACCACTTTAGAAAACCATTTGGCATAGGTTttaacatagagttaccatatgactcagcaattccatgtCTACTTATATgcccaagaaaaatggaaaatatattttacacaaaaacctgtacatgaatattcatagcaccattattcataataatgaaaaagtggaaacaacccaactacacatcaactgatgaatggataaataaaatgtggtatatctacaTCATGAAATGTTAGGCAACGAAAAGGAATGGAGTACCGACACATACTGCAATGCAGCATGTATAgactttgaagacattatgctaactggagaagccagtcacaaaagatcacacaCTGCGCGGTTctctttatatgaaatgtctagaataagcAAACCTATAGAAGCAGAGAGCGGATTAGTGATTGCCCAGGGCTGGCAAGGTTGGAGGGCATGGGGAATGACTGTTAAGTTTGTCcaaagtttctttttggggtgatgagaatgttctaaaaCTAGTTGTGATGCTggctgcacaattctgtgaagATACTAaaacactgaattatacactttaaaagggtaaattgtGTGGTATGTAGATTATATTCCAATGAATCTGTTATTAACAAAAATTAGGGATCTTTGAATTAGGTCTGGCTAGAAGCATTTTCCAAGATACTATATATTATTGAGCaaaaaatttggattttttaaaatatgctttttgtAATAGGTACTTTtcgtttttaagttaaaatgttttGAACAAGGTTCACTCGTTGGTGATGAAAAACGAACATACTTTTGGCATAATAAAACATAAACTCatatttttttaaccaataaatttggaggatttaaaattttaaacaaatgtaaaacaaagcATTGTTGTTCACCTTCATTGAAGATtatagtgagaaaataaataacataaacatCAAAGAAATACACAGACTAGATAGGCTATAAAAACAATTTTAGCTGTTTGTTTATATAACAGTCTGTCACACAAATTCTAGAATTACATAGTTTAAGGAACATTCAAGAGATTAAACAACTCACAATCCTGAAATTTTTCCAACAGCCTACTCATTTTCCCTGGAAATCTAGAAAGGCAAGATTTCATGGTTTTATTATACCAGGTAGTTTAGTATCTTTCCACCGTTACCATCAGGAAGTCTTCTAAACTTCTAAGTTAAATCCTTAACTATTAGTCT
Protein-coding regions in this window:
- the LOC132517998 gene encoding uncharacterized protein LOC132517998, translated to MAAPADVTGGCGKAAAGRAGRTPEAAGRDPGAGTRCQRPSLRPPGLPRRSPFSWGSFAARPAPPPPSRDVSFLRSPSPVSPKEPGLEPESGKAPANPDRRGLARVNPAPSEAVPLAPQTPPSSELASPGAAETRLGIRGPHESLEGLCSPLMGRGEGARSAHIPRPFRRSNCV